Proteins from one Candidatus Neomarinimicrobiota bacterium genomic window:
- a CDS encoding flagellar basal body P-ring protein FlgI, with protein sequence MIKRFISIIALMVFSVQIIAAPSRIKDVAKVVGLSDLQVIGYGLVIGLDGTGDRNLQTARIATQSLTNMLERFGLTVSPEQLRLRNVAAVMVTANVPPFIQQGTQIDATVSSIGDATSLEGGTLLITPLTAPNGNVYSQAQGPVTVGGFSVGSGMGDRVKKNHTLVGRVVRGATMLRGRRVNYVNNNSVSLAINDPDFSTALNISDRINAYFEEAVAEPVDQATIQVQFPEAGGDINPVSFVAVLETLEVDVDAPARVVINERTGTIVVGTNVRLSAAAISHGSITIEIQQRPLISQPAPFSPQGQTAVVPDAQIQVNEEGDEDEPAVKVLEQSATVGEVATALNALGVKPRDLIGIFQALKTAGSLQAELVIM encoded by the coding sequence ATGATTAAGCGATTCATCTCAATAATTGCTTTAATGGTTTTCTCGGTTCAGATTATTGCGGCACCTTCACGTATTAAAGATGTCGCAAAGGTCGTAGGATTATCCGATTTGCAGGTCATTGGGTATGGTCTGGTTATTGGTCTTGACGGAACCGGGGATCGAAATCTGCAGACTGCCCGGATTGCAACCCAATCCCTTACCAATATGCTGGAACGATTTGGCCTGACTGTCTCTCCCGAGCAGCTGCGCTTGAGAAATGTGGCGGCAGTGATGGTCACAGCCAATGTACCACCATTTATTCAGCAGGGAACGCAAATCGATGCAACGGTATCGAGTATAGGTGATGCAACAAGTCTTGAGGGCGGAACACTGCTTATCACACCGCTCACTGCGCCGAACGGGAATGTCTACTCACAGGCACAGGGTCCTGTGACAGTTGGAGGTTTTTCCGTTGGATCAGGTATGGGGGATCGTGTGAAGAAAAATCATACGCTTGTGGGGCGCGTTGTCCGCGGTGCAACCATGCTGCGGGGACGCCGTGTAAATTATGTGAATAATAATTCCGTCTCATTGGCGATTAATGATCCCGATTTTTCCACGGCCTTGAACATTTCCGATAGGATTAATGCCTATTTCGAAGAAGCCGTCGCCGAACCTGTGGATCAAGCCACGATCCAGGTACAATTCCCTGAGGCCGGTGGTGATATCAACCCGGTTTCGTTTGTCGCAGTGTTGGAAACACTGGAAGTGGATGTGGATGCACCAGCCAGAGTCGTGATCAACGAACGAACCGGAACCATCGTTGTTGGGACCAATGTACGGTTGAGTGCTGCGGCAATTTCTCACGGGTCCATTACTATAGAAATACAGCAACGACCTCTCATTTCCCAGCCGGCACCGTTTAGTCCCCAGGGCCAAACAGCTGTGGTGCCCGATGCGCAAATCCAGGTCAATGAGGAGGGAGATGAGGACGAACCGGCGGTAAAGGTACTGGAACAGAGTGCCACAGTCGGGGAAGTGGCCACAGCTTTGAATGCGCTCGGTGTGAAGCCGCGGGATCTGATCGGCATTTTTCAGGCCTT